One Rhodobacteraceae bacterium M385 genomic region harbors:
- a CDS encoding RNA polymerase sigma factor codes for MTTADTQLGALDDGALMVLFANGDPQAARLLSERLLPRAYRHAVRVLGNASDAEDVAQEAMLRLWRAAADWRTDGTAKPSTWLHKVVANLCVDRLRRSGRSVELGDDDFADDSPSADARLQDQRRMAALDAALSELPERQRQAVVLRHIEGLSNPEIAAVLEIGVEAVESLTARGKRALKVALEGKKEALGYDG; via the coding sequence ATGACCACGGCCGACACACAGCTTGGCGCGTTGGATGATGGGGCTTTGATGGTCCTGTTCGCCAATGGCGACCCACAGGCCGCGCGGCTATTGAGCGAGCGTCTGCTGCCGCGTGCCTACCGCCATGCGGTGCGGGTCTTGGGCAATGCGTCAGATGCCGAAGATGTGGCGCAAGAAGCCATGTTGCGCCTGTGGCGCGCGGCGGCGGACTGGCGCACGGACGGGACGGCCAAGCCCTCGACTTGGTTGCATAAGGTCGTGGCCAATCTTTGTGTGGATCGGCTGCGCCGATCCGGGCGCTCGGTTGAATTGGGTGACGATGATTTTGCAGACGACAGCCCCAGTGCGGATGCGCGCCTGCAAGACCAACGCCGCATGGCGGCCTTGGATGCCGCCCTGTCTGAATTGCCGGAACGGCAGCGGCAGGCAGTGGTTTTGCGCCACATTGAGGGGTTGTCGAACCCCGAGATCGCGGCGGTTCTAGAGATTGGCGTGGAGGCTGTCGAAAGCCTGACAGCACGCGGGAAAAGGGCGCTGAAGGTGGCGCTGGAAGGTAAGAAGGAGGCCTTGGGATATGACGGATGA
- a CDS encoding DUF983 domain-containing protein, with the protein MTQHTQTAPAVHAVLDADAERPVWPAIRKGMKHRCPNCGEGALYEKYLKLNKTCSECGEDLSRARADDGPAYMSILVTAHVMGSLQLLVYELFQPSAWVMAVTFSIGVVVMALALLPRFKGLIVGVQWAKRMHGF; encoded by the coding sequence ATGACACAACACACACAGACAGCGCCTGCGGTTCACGCCGTGTTGGACGCAGATGCGGAGCGGCCCGTCTGGCCTGCGATCCGCAAAGGCATGAAGCATCGTTGCCCCAACTGCGGCGAGGGCGCGCTGTATGAAAAGTACCTCAAGTTGAACAAGACCTGTTCGGAATGCGGCGAGGACCTGAGCCGCGCCCGCGCCGATGACGGCCCGGCCTATATGTCGATCCTTGTGACGGCCCATGTGATGGGATCTTTACAGTTGTTGGTTTACGAGCTGTTCCAACCCTCGGCCTGGGTCATGGCGGTGACGTTCAGCATCGGTGTGGTGGTGATGGCGCTCGCCTTGCTACCTCGGTTCAAGGGGCTGATCGTGGGCGTGCAATGGGCCAAGCGGATGCACGGGTTTTGA
- a CDS encoding NUDIX hydrolase, whose amino-acid sequence MGQADARVLIDKTAIRDAATGIVLRDAATRPRVLMGQRGKDAAFMPSKFVFPGGAVDAVDAQIPFARPPAPDCATRLAHDGGNGTALMAAAVREIWEETGLLLGAKDARAEAIDAPKGWRGYLATGHLPDGAAMEYVFRAITPPGRSRRFDARFFLVNADGLASDPDDFSGAEDELSHLQWIPLDEVRSFDMPFITEVVLAELAAKVEGRAAPGVPFFDNGTEESRFYRL is encoded by the coding sequence ATGGGCCAAGCGGATGCACGGGTTTTGATCGACAAGACAGCCATTCGGGACGCGGCCACGGGGATCGTGCTGCGGGATGCTGCGACGCGCCCCCGGGTTCTTATGGGTCAGCGCGGCAAGGATGCCGCGTTCATGCCGTCGAAATTCGTCTTCCCCGGCGGGGCTGTGGATGCCGTGGACGCGCAGATCCCTTTCGCCCGTCCCCCTGCCCCCGATTGCGCCACACGGCTTGCCCACGATGGAGGCAATGGCACTGCCCTGATGGCCGCCGCCGTGCGCGAAATCTGGGAAGAGACCGGTCTGTTACTGGGTGCCAAAGACGCGCGGGCCGAAGCGATAGACGCCCCCAAGGGATGGCGCGGCTATCTGGCGACGGGTCATCTGCCGGATGGCGCCGCGATGGAATATGTGTTCCGCGCCATTACGCCACCGGGCCGAAGCCGGCGGTTCGATGCACGGTTCTTTCTGGTAAATGCTGATGGTTTGGCCTCTGATCCCGATGATTTTTCGGGGGCGGAGGACGAGTTGAGCCATCTGCAATGGATTCCTCTGGATGAAGTGCGCAGTTTCGATATGCCGTTCATCACTGAAGTTGTCCTTGCGGAACTGGCCGCGAAGGTAGAGGGCCGCGCCGCGCCCGGCGTGCCATTCTTTGATAACGGCACGGAAGAAAGCCGGTTTTACAGGCTGTAG